The Cucumis melo cultivar AY chromosome 6, USDA_Cmelo_AY_1.0, whole genome shotgun sequence genome includes a region encoding these proteins:
- the LOC103483749 gene encoding UPF0613 protein PB24D3.06c produces MNLSLSSSSQSSIPPVSVSSSSSSSSSPYSSSSSSTTSWLSGIVRGRSDRSASMKMSANTSSGSPVGDSPGPVVKKNHFRGFLFKYGPKPIQVAFKTGDYKQQVIFIGGLTDGFMATEYLEPLAIALDKEKWSLVQILLSSSYSGYGTSSLQQDAKELDQLVSYLINKEDSEGVVLLGHSTGCQDIVHYMRTNAACSRAVRGAILQAPVSDREYRATLPETAAMIDLASTMISEGRGLDLMPREADPSSPITATRYYSLCSYMGDDDMFSSDLSDDQLKLRLGHMANTPCQVIFSMGDEYVPDYVDKKSLVDRLCKAMGGAEKVEIEHGNHSLSNRVNEAVEVIVDFVRREGPKGWDDPWH; encoded by the exons ATGAATCTCTCgctttcttcttcatctcaaTCTTCAATTCCTCCCGTATCtgtatcttcttcttcttcttcttcttcttctccctacTCCTCTTCGTCGTCCTCAACCACTTCATGGCTCTCCGGCATAGTTCGCGGCCGTTCTGATAGGTCTGCGAGCATGAAAATGTCGGCCAACACTTCCTCTGGCTCTCCTGTTGGGGATTCCCCTGGTCCTGTCGTCAAGAAGAATCACTTCCGTGGGTTTCTCTTCAAGTACGGTCCCAAGCCAATTCAG GTTGCATTTAAGACAGGAGATTACAAACAGCAAGTCATATTCATTGGTGGATTGACCGATGGCTTTATGGCAACAGA ATATTTGGAACCTCTTGCAATTGCTTTGGATAAAGAAAAATGGTCACTTGTTCAGATACTTCTCTCATCATCTTATAGTGGATATGGTACCTCCAGCTTGCAACAA GATGCCAAGGAGCTTGATCAGCTAGTAAGTTATTTGATCAATAAAGAAGACTCTGAGGGTGTTGTATTACTTGGACACAGTACTGGCTGTCAG GATATAGTCCATTATATGCGTACGAATGCGGCTTGCTCTCGAGCAGTTCGTGGTGCCATTTTGCAG GCTCCAGTTAGTGATCGAGAGTATAGAGCAACTCTTCCTGAAACAGCAGCCATGATTGACTTAGCTTCAACTATGATAAGTGAAGGCAGAGGATTAGATCTTATGCCAAGAGAGGCAGATCCATCTTCTCCAATAACTGCCACTAG GTATTATTCCCTTTGCTCGTACATGGGGGATGATGATATGTTCAGCTCTGACCTTAGCGATGACCAACTGAAATTGAGACTTGGGCACATGGCTAACACACCATGTCAG GTTATCTTTTCCATGGGAGACGAATATGTGCCAGACTATGTGGACAAGAAGTCATTGGTTGATAG ATTATGCAAAGCAATGGGAGGTGCAGAGAAAGTTGAAATTGAACATGGGAATCATTCTCTCTCCAACAGAGTTAATGAAGCAGTTGAGGTCATAGTTGATTTTGTAAGAAGGGAGGGTCCTAAGGGGTGGGATGATCCATGGCATTAG